A part of Eubacterium sp. AB3007 genomic DNA contains:
- a CDS encoding helix-turn-helix domain-containing protein codes for MILADKIIENRKRNGWSQEELADRLGVSRQSVSKWESAQSVPDMKRILQLAELFGVTTDYLLKDEINTITTPDPLPVEPIRFEEDEIRTVSMEEASTFLSLNEKSAMIIANGVLLCILSPVILILLSSFAEAGRIGLAEDRANALGLGILLAMVACAVGMFLLAGFRGKPYEYLEKVKIETAYGVTGMVRERKNNYAPTHTRLLTIGILLCVIAAIPMLMVGALHLGSNTLISIVGEPVSICIMLVLIAIGVRLIVQTCVRQGGFDRLLEEGDYTRINKRLGKYDTIYWCLVTALYLGTSFLTAMWDRTWIIWPVAGVLFAVYREILKMRIR; via the coding sequence ATGATATTAGCAGACAAGATCATAGAAAACAGAAAGAGAAACGGCTGGTCCCAGGAGGAACTGGCCGACCGCCTGGGGGTCTCCCGGCAGTCCGTATCCAAATGGGAAAGCGCACAGTCCGTCCCGGACATGAAGCGGATCCTGCAGCTGGCAGAACTCTTCGGGGTGACCACAGACTACCTTCTGAAAGACGAGATCAATACGATCACCACCCCAGACCCGCTTCCGGTGGAACCCATCCGCTTCGAAGAGGATGAGATCCGGACAGTATCCATGGAGGAGGCCAGCACCTTCCTTTCCCTCAACGAGAAGAGTGCCATGATCATCGCCAACGGTGTGCTTCTCTGCATACTGTCTCCGGTGATCCTGATCCTACTGAGCAGCTTCGCAGAGGCAGGTCGCATCGGTCTTGCCGAGGACAGGGCGAACGCCCTCGGGCTGGGCATCCTGCTGGCCATGGTGGCCTGTGCGGTGGGCATGTTCCTACTGGCCGGCTTCCGCGGAAAACCCTATGAGTACCTGGAGAAGGTGAAGATTGAGACCGCTTACGGCGTGACCGGCATGGTGCGGGAACGGAAGAACAACTACGCCCCGACACACACCAGACTCCTGACCATCGGCATCTTGCTCTGTGTGATAGCCGCCATTCCAATGTTAATGGTGGGCGCCCTACACCTGGGCAGCAACACACTGATCTCCATCGTGGGTGAGCCAGTCTCCATCTGTATCATGCTGGTCCTTATCGCCATCGGCGTGCGGCTCATCGTGCAGACCTGCGTACGCCAGGGTGGATTCGACCGATTGCTGGAGGAAGGGGACTATACCAGGATCAACAAGCGGCTCGGAAAATACGACACCATCTACTGGTGCCTGGTCACCGCGCTATACCTGGGCACCAGTTTCCTCACCGCGATGTGGGACCGCACCTGGATCATCTGGCCGGTGGCCGGTGTTTTGTTCGCCGTCTACCGGGAGATCCTGAAGATGCGTATCAGATAG
- a CDS encoding type III pantothenate kinase: MLLAFDIGNTNTVVGVFRDRQLVTNWRIETDPNKSADEYGMLVHQLFSYENLKMKDVKDVIISTVVPSVLYTVQHMVQKYFNKKAIVVESGVKTGLIVKYDNPKQVGADRIVNAVAAYNKYGGPLIIIDMGTATTFCAVTEKAEYLGGTIAPGLKISSDALFQRTAMLPKVDLEEPGQTICKNTIQSMQSGLIYGHMGMTEFIVNKMKKELEAITESGKPVTVVATGGLATMIDGGVDCIDYVDKLLTLEGLEIIYQKNRRCNRHHKEKECN, translated from the coding sequence ATGTTATTAGCTTTTGATATCGGGAACACCAACACCGTTGTCGGTGTGTTCAGGGACAGGCAGCTTGTGACAAACTGGAGGATCGAGACGGATCCAAACAAGAGCGCTGATGAATACGGCATGCTGGTACACCAGCTGTTCTCCTACGAAAACCTCAAGATGAAGGACGTCAAGGACGTCATTATCTCCACCGTCGTGCCCTCCGTACTCTATACCGTACAGCACATGGTACAGAAGTATTTCAACAAGAAGGCGATCGTGGTGGAATCCGGCGTCAAGACTGGTCTCATCGTGAAATACGATAATCCCAAGCAGGTGGGGGCAGACCGTATTGTCAACGCGGTGGCTGCCTACAACAAGTACGGCGGCCCCCTGATCATCATCGATATGGGTACCGCTACCACCTTCTGTGCTGTGACCGAGAAAGCAGAATACCTGGGCGGCACCATCGCCCCGGGCCTGAAGATCTCTTCGGATGCGTTGTTCCAGCGTACAGCCATGCTCCCCAAGGTAGACCTGGAGGAGCCGGGACAGACAATCTGCAAGAACACCATTCAGTCCATGCAGTCCGGTCTGATCTACGGGCACATGGGAATGACGGAATTTATCGTCAACAAGATGAAGAAGGAACTGGAGGCCATCACCGAGAGCGGGAAGCCTGTCACCGTGGTGGCTACCGGTGGCCTGGCCACCATGATCGACGGCGGGGTGGACTGCATCGATTATGTGGATAAGCTCCTGACATTGGAAGGGCTGGAGATCATCTACCAGAAGAACCGTCGCTGCAACAGACACCACAAGGAAAAAGAATGCAACTAA
- a CDS encoding PucR family transcriptional regulator: MKLTVNDCLQLEALAAYKLLAGKRNLENKVGSVSVLDAGNAHAAIEENGIREQLVLTSFSGVDSLAEKKRILSALTREGVSALVLFHQEGRGAKDLSALAVEAEKIGIPLIQIPEESHVRYADVINQVTDRVLYGDSFKNGLINNTIYHLLNFEKHNDFRLALKDAAISNDFQVVLLSKDFNPILTVETRQRTTIADAIRMGKEKDVEKNSVYTFIDVNGVLTYWGPITINGEKHFLFIVDNEDNYSAGEITKLAEIIELAMGMWKFTPERDVRAEFLKALVRNNKSLAYSLKDEMNILSEDVLSVFYAKGINTQQARHILSEFETREHMEIMRIEEDDETYGLIMKMPGRRSSDTNPKLAVLQLFDHLKEGSKTVRIFHATGIDGIEGAADAFRLIGETWTFVESVFPYKRVFTKYELALVINCINLQVQGGHLKKNYMDLLDPFYREMGENKARQLLETLETFVLDAGMNSGKTSTFMGIHTNTVQYRLKRINEVLGAEITGNRVIPGLTMALALKRLERVVK, from the coding sequence ATGAAACTGACCGTTAATGACTGTCTGCAGCTGGAGGCCCTTGCTGCCTACAAGCTGCTGGCAGGTAAGAGAAATCTGGAAAACAAGGTAGGCTCTGTTTCCGTACTGGACGCAGGCAACGCCCACGCTGCCATAGAGGAAAACGGCATCCGAGAGCAGCTGGTGCTTACCTCCTTTAGCGGTGTGGACAGCCTGGCGGAGAAGAAAAGGATCCTGTCTGCTTTGACCAGAGAAGGAGTTTCCGCGCTGGTGCTCTTTCACCAGGAAGGGCGAGGCGCGAAGGATCTCAGCGCCCTTGCTGTGGAAGCCGAGAAGATCGGGATCCCCCTGATCCAGATCCCGGAAGAGAGCCATGTGCGCTATGCGGATGTCATCAATCAGGTGACCGACAGAGTGCTCTACGGTGATAGCTTCAAGAACGGACTGATCAACAACACCATCTACCATTTGCTGAACTTTGAGAAGCACAACGACTTCCGGTTGGCCCTGAAGGATGCGGCCATCAGCAACGATTTCCAGGTGGTGCTGTTATCCAAGGATTTCAACCCGATCCTCACCGTGGAAACACGGCAGAGGACCACCATCGCCGACGCCATTCGCATGGGGAAGGAGAAGGACGTAGAGAAGAACAGCGTCTACACCTTCATCGATGTAAACGGTGTCCTGACCTACTGGGGACCCATTACCATCAACGGAGAGAAACACTTCCTGTTCATCGTAGATAACGAGGACAACTATTCCGCCGGCGAGATCACCAAACTGGCGGAGATCATAGAACTGGCCATGGGGATGTGGAAGTTCACCCCCGAGCGTGATGTACGGGCGGAGTTTCTGAAGGCGCTGGTCCGCAACAACAAGAGCCTGGCCTACTCCCTGAAGGACGAGATGAACATTCTCAGCGAGGATGTACTCAGCGTGTTCTATGCCAAGGGAATCAACACCCAGCAGGCCCGCCACATCCTGTCCGAGTTCGAGACCAGGGAACACATGGAGATCATGCGAATCGAGGAGGACGACGAGACTTACGGGCTGATCATGAAGATGCCCGGAAGACGTTCGAGTGATACCAATCCCAAGCTGGCAGTGCTGCAGCTCTTTGATCATCTCAAGGAGGGCAGCAAGACCGTCCGCATCTTCCACGCCACCGGCATCGACGGGATCGAGGGGGCGGCAGACGCCTTCCGTCTCATCGGCGAGACGTGGACGTTCGTGGAGAGTGTCTTCCCTTATAAGAGGGTGTTCACAAAGTACGAGCTGGCGCTTGTTATCAACTGCATCAACCTGCAGGTTCAGGGAGGCCACCTAAAGAAGAACTACATGGATCTGCTGGACCCGTTTTACCGGGAGATGGGCGAGAACAAAGCCCGCCAGCTCCTGGAAACACTGGAGACCTTTGTGCTTGATGCCGGAATGAACTCCGGTAAGACCAGCACCTTCATGGGGATCCATACCAATACTGTCCAGTACCGACTGAAGCGCATCAACGAGGTATTGGGTGCCGAGATCACCGGCAACCGTGTGATTCCCGGTCTTACTATGGCACTGGCGCTCAAGCGCCTGGAACGCGTTGTCAAGTGA
- the dusB gene encoding tRNA dihydrouridine synthase DusB, whose translation MQLNDKQDRAPHIGALSLKNPFLLAPLAGITDAPMRRICEAMGASLAYSEMVSAKGLYYGDKKTDRLLYMYEEEGPVAYQIFGHEPEIIAYAAEALEPRRHAVLDINMGCPVPKVVKNGEGSALLKDPVLIEKIVKAAVTHTSRPVTVKIRKGFGRDENCAAEAALAAQAGGAAAVAVHGRTREQYYTGEADWDVIREVKEALSIPVIGNGDVTDVDSAFRMMEETGCDMVMIGRGMMGNPWIFRDLDRAWRGLPPLPSPDLREKKAMLLRQLDDLVDYKGAYIAVREMRKICSWYVKGMPGSAAFRQKVNQMTDVALLRAEIQALPE comes from the coding sequence ATGCAACTAAACGACAAGCAAGACCGGGCGCCCCATATCGGCGCCCTTTCGCTAAAGAATCCCTTTCTTCTGGCGCCCCTGGCGGGGATCACCGACGCGCCCATGCGCCGCATATGCGAAGCGATGGGCGCGTCTTTGGCATACTCGGAAATGGTCAGTGCCAAAGGGCTCTATTATGGAGACAAGAAGACGGATCGGCTGCTATATATGTACGAGGAGGAAGGGCCGGTGGCGTATCAGATCTTTGGTCACGAACCGGAGATCATCGCCTATGCGGCAGAGGCGCTGGAGCCCCGCCGCCATGCGGTGCTGGATATCAACATGGGGTGTCCGGTGCCAAAGGTGGTGAAGAACGGGGAGGGGTCTGCGCTTCTGAAGGACCCTGTCCTCATCGAAAAGATCGTGAAGGCGGCGGTGACGCACACCAGCCGCCCGGTGACGGTAAAGATCCGCAAGGGCTTCGGCCGCGATGAGAATTGTGCGGCGGAAGCCGCTCTGGCAGCGCAGGCCGGCGGTGCAGCGGCGGTGGCGGTGCACGGCCGGACGCGGGAACAGTATTACACGGGGGAGGCGGACTGGGATGTCATCCGAGAGGTGAAGGAAGCACTGTCCATTCCTGTTATCGGAAACGGGGATGTCACTGATGTGGATTCAGCCTTTCGCATGATGGAAGAGACCGGATGTGATATGGTAATGATCGGCCGGGGTATGATGGGCAACCCCTGGATCTTCCGGGATCTGGACCGGGCCTGGCGCGGCCTTCCGCCGCTACCCTCACCAGATCTCCGGGAGAAAAAAGCTATGCTCCTTCGTCAGTTGGACGACCTGGTGGACTACAAAGGCGCCTATATCGCTGTCCGCGAGATGCGCAAGATCTGTAGCTGGTACGTGAAAGGCATGCCCGGCAGCGCCGCCTTCCGCCAAAAGGTAAACCAGATGACTGACGTGGCTCTGCTCCGCGCCGAGATCCAGGCCCTGCCGGAATAA
- the ybaK gene encoding Cys-tRNA(Pro) deacylase yields MANKDKTNVMRILDQKKIPHKEYSFPEVESTNGVEIAEILGEDPRQVFKTLVTQGKSRAYYVFVIPVARELDLKKAAKAVGEKAIAMIPQKELLPLTGYVHGGCSPIGMKKSFPTVIHESARELPTIYFSAGRIAHQVEVAPTELPKVLRFQYADVCTEVIE; encoded by the coding sequence ATGGCGAACAAGGACAAGACCAATGTCATGAGGATTCTGGATCAGAAGAAGATCCCCCACAAGGAGTATTCCTTTCCAGAGGTGGAGAGCACCAATGGTGTAGAGATCGCGGAGATCCTGGGGGAAGATCCCCGGCAGGTGTTCAAGACCCTGGTGACCCAGGGCAAGTCCAGGGCGTATTACGTCTTTGTGATCCCGGTGGCCCGGGAACTGGACCTGAAGAAAGCCGCCAAGGCGGTGGGAGAGAAGGCCATCGCCATGATTCCTCAGAAGGAACTGCTGCCGCTCACCGGATATGTGCATGGAGGCTGTTCGCCCATCGGTATGAAAAAATCTTTTCCTACAGTGATCCACGAGAGCGCCCGGGAACTGCCCACCATCTATTTTTCTGCGGGGCGGATCGCCCACCAGGTGGAGGTGGCGCCGACGGAACTTCCTAAGGTGCTGCGGTTTCAATATGCGGATGTATGTACGGAGGTCATAGAATGA
- a CDS encoding DUF3783 domain-containing protein, which yields MQPLVLLYNLTDDTPAGKTLRKIFLTRGIACGDIPEEQLGATIGDLLGMDGMIDGAHEADASEITDDILTSHLLLMCGFDEALLDQFLADMRAASVRIPHKAMLTETNVGFTVAQLIRDISREHQMMQMMAKSK from the coding sequence ATGCAACCACTTGTACTATTATATAATCTGACCGATGACACGCCGGCGGGGAAAACCCTTCGGAAGATCTTTCTGACCCGCGGCATCGCGTGCGGCGATATCCCGGAGGAACAGCTGGGCGCCACCATCGGCGACTTGCTGGGGATGGACGGAATGATCGACGGTGCCCATGAGGCCGACGCCAGCGAGATCACGGACGACATCCTCACCTCCCACCTGCTCCTCATGTGCGGGTTCGACGAAGCCCTGCTGGATCAGTTCCTAGCGGACATGCGTGCCGCCAGCGTCCGCATCCCGCACAAAGCCATGCTGACCGAAACCAACGTAGGTTTCACCGTGGCACAGTTGATCCGCGACATTTCCCGGGAGCACCAGATGATGCAGATGATGGCAAAGTCAAAATAG
- the ftsH gene encoding ATP-dependent zinc metalloprotease FtsH, translated as MKRFLKNFLIYFVIFALVLGAAIIYKNGAGASKQKVKYSTMVQYFQDDKVQEVNIDDNKITAKVGEDKYVYCYASNIVDMQWIEENYVLKGAKEKKFAYDSKPEGAGSTVLSLLPTLVMVIALGFLFYFMMNQGGNGKAFQFGKSKARLYSGEGKKITFADVAGLKEEKEELEEVVDFLRDPGKYRSVGARIPKGILLVGPPGTGKTYVSRATAGEAGVPFYTISGSDFVEMFVGVGASRVRDLFDQAKKNAPCIVFIDEIDAVGRKRGAGLGGGNDEREQTLNQLLVEMDGFGENSGIIILAATNRPDVLDPALLRPGRFDRQIVIGIPDVKGREEIIRVHSKGKPLADEVAPEILARRTPGFTPADIENLLNEAALITARRNGRKIRMEEIEEATTKVMAGPAKKSRIITEAEKRLTAYHEAGHAIVMRSIPDSDPVHQITIIPRGSAGGFTMSLPKEDKYFETRGNMINNIKHLLGGRVAEALTLKDISTGASNDIQRATDIARDMVTRYGFSKKLGPVNYSDSEDVFLGRDFSKTKAYSEGVATEIDNEVRRIIEEAYTETEAILQENMDKLETVAQALMKVETLDGEQFEALYTGKVTADELEQMVREQEEETRRKNAEEARETARLREEAKAREEADLARYDTAYMDEDDPAAQEAEDAFEQAVEDEAAAQEALDELEEGADKTLGEEAPADMDSDDPLDAEATEETETPVDLEKGTSHETDR; from the coding sequence TTGAAGAGATTTCTGAAGAATTTTCTGATCTACTTCGTGATATTCGCGCTGGTACTGGGGGCGGCCATCATCTACAAGAACGGCGCTGGAGCCAGCAAGCAGAAGGTCAAGTATTCCACCATGGTACAGTACTTCCAGGACGATAAGGTCCAGGAAGTGAACATCGACGACAACAAGATCACGGCCAAGGTGGGCGAGGATAAGTATGTATATTGCTACGCCAGCAACATCGTGGACATGCAGTGGATCGAGGAAAACTACGTCCTGAAGGGCGCCAAGGAGAAGAAATTCGCATACGACAGCAAGCCGGAAGGGGCAGGGTCCACGGTTTTGTCCCTGTTGCCGACACTGGTTATGGTCATCGCACTTGGCTTCCTCTTCTATTTCATGATGAATCAGGGCGGAAACGGAAAGGCATTCCAATTCGGAAAGAGCAAGGCCAGGCTGTATAGCGGCGAAGGCAAGAAGATCACCTTTGCGGACGTGGCCGGCCTAAAGGAAGAGAAGGAAGAACTGGAGGAGGTCGTGGACTTCCTGCGTGATCCGGGGAAATACAGGAGTGTTGGCGCCAGGATCCCCAAGGGCATCCTGCTGGTGGGCCCGCCGGGAACCGGCAAGACCTATGTATCCAGAGCTACCGCCGGCGAGGCCGGTGTGCCATTCTATACCATCAGCGGATCCGACTTTGTGGAGATGTTCGTAGGCGTGGGCGCCTCCCGTGTCCGCGACCTGTTCGATCAGGCCAAGAAGAACGCCCCATGCATCGTGTTCATCGACGAGATCGATGCTGTGGGACGTAAGCGTGGAGCCGGTCTGGGCGGTGGCAACGATGAGCGTGAGCAGACCCTGAACCAGTTGCTGGTGGAGATGGACGGATTCGGCGAGAACTCCGGCATCATCATCCTGGCTGCGACCAACCGTCCGGACGTACTGGATCCGGCTTTGCTTAGACCGGGCAGATTCGACCGGCAGATCGTCATCGGCATCCCCGATGTCAAGGGGAGAGAAGAGATTATCCGCGTCCACTCCAAGGGCAAGCCTCTGGCGGACGAGGTGGCGCCGGAGATCCTGGCACGCCGTACACCGGGCTTTACCCCTGCGGACATTGAGAACCTGCTGAACGAGGCGGCGCTGATCACAGCCCGCAGAAACGGCCGAAAGATCCGCATGGAGGAGATCGAGGAGGCGACCACCAAGGTGATGGCAGGCCCCGCCAAGAAGAGCCGCATCATCACCGAGGCGGAGAAGCGTCTGACTGCGTACCACGAGGCTGGTCATGCCATCGTCATGCGGAGCATCCCGGATTCCGATCCGGTACACCAGATCACCATCATTCCTCGCGGTTCCGCAGGTGGATTCACCATGTCCCTGCCGAAGGAAGACAAGTACTTTGAGACCAGGGGCAATATGATCAACAACATCAAGCACCTGCTGGGTGGCCGTGTGGCTGAGGCCCTGACCCTGAAGGACATCAGTACCGGTGCCAGCAACGACATCCAGCGGGCTACCGATATCGCCCGGGATATGGTCACCAGATACGGCTTCAGCAAGAAGCTTGGCCCTGTGAACTACAGCGACTCCGAAGATGTGTTCCTGGGGCGTGACTTCAGCAAAACCAAGGCCTATTCTGAGGGCGTGGCGACGGAGATCGACAACGAAGTCCGCCGTATCATCGAGGAGGCTTATACAGAGACCGAGGCCATCCTGCAGGAGAATATGGACAAGCTGGAGACTGTGGCCCAGGCACTCATGAAGGTCGAAACCCTGGATGGCGAACAGTTCGAGGCTCTCTACACCGGCAAGGTGACGGCCGATGAGCTGGAGCAGATGGTCAGAGAGCAGGAGGAGGAGACACGCCGCAAGAACGCCGAGGAAGCCCGAGAGACGGCTCGCCTCCGTGAAGAGGCGAAGGCCCGCGAGGAAGCTGACCTGGCCAGATATGACACCGCATACATGGACGAGGACGACCCTGCGGCCCAGGAGGCAGAGGACGCTTTTGAGCAGGCGGTGGAAGACGAGGCTGCGGCCCAGGAGGCGCTGGACGAGCTCGAGGAAGGCGCGGACAAAACCTTGGGCGAGGAGGCGCCTGCAGACATGGATAGCGACGATCCACTGGATGCGGAAGCAACGGAAGAAACCGAAACTCCAGTCGACTTAGAGAAAGGGACCAGCCATGAAACTGACCGTTAA
- the pgeF gene encoding peptidoglycan editing factor PgeF encodes MKELQYREHRHGGARYLTFPEWERYGELRHLFTTRWGGISTGPCENWNLGFGKGSDRDTPEHREHNVAVLADCLGTTPDRMVWTQQTHTTNIRNVTEADAGRGTVRPRGYTDIDGLVTDCRDIALVTTHADCNPLYFYDPVRHVIGLAHSGWKGTLQGIGRVMIEKMQGDYSCDPADILCGIGPALCGDCFEVDKVVVDRFLESDPRYAAFAYRKDRIGLVEDHLGVLPKYYLDLWKVNRLLLEEAGILPEHIWCMGLCTKENTRTFFSHRGQNGRRGLMAAAMMLEE; translated from the coding sequence ATGAAGGAATTGCAATATCGGGAGCATCGACATGGAGGGGCGCGCTACCTGACCTTTCCGGAATGGGAGCGATACGGTGAACTGCGGCATCTCTTTACGACCAGATGGGGCGGCATCAGCACCGGTCCTTGTGAGAACTGGAACCTCGGGTTCGGCAAAGGCAGTGACCGGGATACGCCGGAGCACCGGGAGCACAATGTGGCGGTGCTGGCAGATTGTCTGGGGACGACGCCGGACCGGATGGTCTGGACTCAGCAGACCCACACTACCAATATCCGGAACGTCACCGAGGCGGATGCCGGCAGGGGTACCGTCCGCCCGCGGGGGTATACGGACATCGATGGGCTTGTGACGGATTGCAGGGACATCGCCCTGGTTACCACCCACGCAGACTGCAATCCGCTATATTTCTACGATCCTGTGCGCCATGTCATCGGCCTGGCCCACAGCGGCTGGAAGGGCACCCTGCAGGGGATCGGCCGGGTTATGATCGAGAAGATGCAAGGGGACTACAGCTGCGATCCGGCGGATATCCTCTGTGGCATCGGGCCGGCCCTGTGTGGGGATTGTTTTGAGGTGGACAAAGTCGTGGTGGATCGGTTTCTGGAGTCGGATCCCCGGTACGCCGCCTTTGCCTACCGGAAGGATCGCATCGGTCTGGTGGAAGACCACCTGGGGGTGCTACCCAAATATTATCTGGATCTCTGGAAGGTGAACCGCCTGCTGTTGGAGGAGGCTGGAATATTGCCGGAACATATCTGGTGCATGGGGCTTTGTACCAAGGAAAACACCCGCACCTTCTTCTCCCACCGGGGCCAGAACGGACGCCGCGGGCTGATGGCCGCGGCGATGATGCTGGAGGAATAG
- a CDS encoding FAD-binding oxidoreductase, translated as MRSIHTTEQMTDYLRDESRSTGEAEEVYFPASEEDVIRILRQYPHKTITVQGSRTGLTAGAVPQGGIVLNMSRMNRILSDLQPGCDTVRVQPGLALQTLRDALQGTGRWFPPDPTETSASIGGMIANDSSGARTYKYGSMRKHVQKIRVVLRNGEVLQLSRSRKAADGMPEAVEAVGASHGGCAHGLEFSLCTESGRGIRGRLPEVPVPDVSKDVAGYYIRPDMDMIDLFIGSEGTLGIVTEAELLLQPLPEHVWGCMVFFGEEAQALEFTTRLRQLPRAEAIEYFDRDVLALMGRAQRQGEILVDAVPVPEHRCAIYVEYAGTTRQEMLRLFRPVQNAIGEAGGDPRDSWLAIHRSDLSRLKDFRHAAPVCVNHVIAKAREEHPSITKLGTDMSVPDIHLRDVFRMYRAGLAGGASDGPEAPGVPDPFRSAIFGHIGDNHVHVNIMPRDEDEYVRGKALYTGWAQQVVAMGGSVSAEHGIGKLKRWLLKEMYTEEQRRELAELKALFDPGDTLGKGNIL; from the coding sequence ATGAGATCTATTCACACAACTGAACAGATGACGGACTATCTCCGGGACGAGTCCCGGAGCACGGGGGAGGCCGAGGAGGTGTATTTCCCGGCGTCCGAGGAGGACGTGATCCGTATCCTGCGCCAATACCCGCACAAAACAATCACGGTCCAAGGTTCCCGTACAGGATTGACAGCGGGGGCTGTGCCACAGGGAGGAATCGTGCTGAACATGAGCAGGATGAACCGCATACTGTCCGATTTGCAGCCCGGCTGCGACACGGTGCGCGTGCAGCCGGGCCTGGCCCTGCAGACTCTTCGGGATGCCCTGCAGGGGACCGGGCGCTGGTTTCCACCTGACCCGACCGAAACCAGCGCCTCTATCGGCGGTATGATCGCCAACGACTCCTCCGGTGCACGGACATACAAGTATGGGAGCATGCGGAAGCATGTGCAGAAGATCCGTGTGGTGCTCCGGAATGGGGAGGTCCTTCAGTTGAGTCGCAGCCGGAAGGCGGCAGACGGAATGCCGGAGGCAGTGGAAGCCGTGGGCGCATCTCACGGGGGATGCGCCCACGGCCTGGAGTTTTCTTTGTGCACAGAAAGCGGCCGCGGGATCCGCGGCCGCCTGCCGGAGGTGCCCGTGCCCGATGTTTCCAAGGACGTGGCGGGGTACTATATACGTCCGGATATGGATATGATCGACCTGTTCATCGGATCGGAAGGGACCTTGGGCATCGTGACCGAGGCAGAACTCCTGCTGCAGCCACTGCCGGAGCATGTTTGGGGATGTATGGTGTTTTTCGGAGAAGAGGCGCAGGCGCTGGAGTTCACAACGCGCCTGCGGCAGCTTCCGCGGGCGGAAGCCATCGAATATTTTGATCGGGATGTGCTGGCTCTCATGGGGCGTGCCCAGAGGCAGGGCGAGATCCTGGTGGACGCTGTCCCGGTGCCGGAGCACCGTTGTGCCATCTATGTGGAATACGCCGGAACGACTCGCCAGGAGATGCTTCGCCTGTTCCGCCCGGTCCAAAACGCCATTGGGGAGGCAGGCGGGGATCCGAGGGATTCCTGGCTGGCCATTCACCGCAGTGATCTGTCCAGGCTAAAAGACTTCCGCCATGCGGCACCTGTATGCGTCAACCATGTGATTGCCAAGGCACGGGAGGAGCATCCGTCCATCACCAAGTTGGGCACAGATATGTCCGTGCCAGACATTCACCTGAGAGACGTGTTCCGGATGTACCGGGCCGGCCTCGCCGGAGGCGCCTCTGATGGTCCGGAGGCACCTGGGGTTCCGGACCCCTTCCGCTCTGCCATCTTCGGTCACATTGGGGACAATCACGTCCACGTTAATATCATGCCCCGCGACGAGGATGAGTACGTGCGGGGGAAGGCTTTGTATACCGGGTGGGCGCAGCAGGTGGTGGCCATGGGTGGATCGGTGTCGGCGGAGCACGGAATCGGCAAGCTGAAGAGATGGCTTCTGAAGGAGATGTACACAGAGGAGCAGCGGAGAGAACTGGCGGAACTGAAAGCGCTCTTTGATCCCGGGGATACCCTGGGGAAAGGAAATATACTATGA